A part of Nitrospira sp. genomic DNA contains:
- a CDS encoding phosphocholine cytidylyltransferase family protein produces MKAVILAAGVGKRLWEVTQHRPKCLIEIGGRSLLHRYLESLVSVGIRRAEIVVGYKQEMIRAAVEQDCCGVNVTFLVNEQFHRGSISSLWIARTALDDDTIVMDADVLFHPEILRRLVASPCENALLMDETVQQTGEECMVVVAGGRVIALTKNMPERYDYAGEGVGFLRIRHADTTHVVSSLRGYIDRGSWEMEYEDALRPYFQDVQVGYERIGGLPWTEIDFIEDVRKAELEVLPKL; encoded by the coding sequence ATGAAGGCGGTCATTCTGGCAGCGGGAGTCGGGAAACGTTTGTGGGAAGTGACCCAACATCGCCCGAAATGCCTCATCGAGATTGGCGGCCGGTCGCTCCTGCATCGCTATCTGGAGTCGCTGGTTTCCGTTGGGATTCGCCGGGCTGAGATTGTTGTCGGATACAAGCAGGAGATGATTCGTGCGGCGGTCGAGCAGGATTGTTGCGGCGTCAACGTCACGTTTTTGGTCAATGAACAGTTTCATAGGGGCAGTATTTCTTCACTGTGGATCGCACGAACCGCGCTCGACGACGACACCATCGTGATGGATGCCGATGTGCTATTCCATCCAGAAATCCTACGACGTCTCGTGGCGTCACCCTGTGAGAATGCGCTGTTGATGGATGAGACGGTACAGCAAACTGGAGAGGAGTGCATGGTGGTCGTGGCCGGGGGCCGAGTGATTGCACTGACCAAGAATATGCCGGAACGTTACGATTACGCCGGTGAAGGGGTTGGATTTCTTCGGATTCGGCACGCCGACACGACTCATGTTGTCTCGTCGCTCCGTGGCTACATCGACCGAGGCTCATGGGAGATGGAGTATGAGGACGCGCTGCGGCCGTATTTTCAGGACGTGCAGGTTGGCTATGAACGAATTGGAGGGCTGCCTTGGACGGAGATTGATTTCATCGAAGACGTAAGAAAGGCTGAATTGGAAGTTTTGCCAAAACT